In a genomic window of Rhabdothermincola sediminis:
- a CDS encoding arsenic resistance protein, protein MSRLERHQVWVYLAAIAVGLGVGLAAPRLGEALEPAVWPTLGVLLYATFLQMPLAHVPSAVRDVRFLAAVVLTNFAVLPLVVWALLPLTPDDPAVRLGVVLVLVVPCTDWFLTFSHLGGGDTRRALAVTPVVLGVQLVLLPVYVRAFTGESFAELTGVRTAVTVFVTLIVIPLAAAWLTERRAERHKPTARLLARASSSPVMLVAMVVLLIAASQASVVTDSGRVLVRVGAVYVAFLAAALLVGRAIGGVVRLRPAATRTLIFSAGTRNSFVVLPLALALPGDWSRAAVVVVFQSLVELLGIVAYLRVVPRITPGDDPVTSSPPPGSPRAAAASHCWPNGGAGRGHTWDTGEPPAPT, encoded by the coding sequence GTGAGCCGACTCGAGCGGCACCAGGTGTGGGTCTACCTCGCCGCCATCGCGGTCGGCCTCGGCGTCGGGCTCGCGGCACCCCGGCTCGGGGAGGCATTGGAGCCGGCGGTGTGGCCGACGCTCGGGGTGCTGCTGTACGCCACCTTCCTGCAGATGCCGCTCGCACACGTGCCATCCGCCGTGCGCGACGTGCGGTTCCTCGCCGCGGTCGTGCTCACCAACTTCGCCGTGCTCCCCCTCGTCGTGTGGGCGCTGCTGCCCCTGACCCCCGATGATCCGGCGGTGCGCCTCGGGGTGGTGCTCGTGCTGGTGGTCCCCTGCACCGACTGGTTCCTCACCTTCAGCCACCTCGGTGGCGGTGACACCCGCCGTGCCCTGGCCGTGACCCCCGTCGTGCTGGGCGTGCAGCTCGTGCTGCTCCCGGTCTACGTCCGCGCCTTCACCGGCGAGTCCTTCGCCGAGCTCACCGGGGTGCGCACCGCCGTGACCGTGTTCGTGACCCTCATCGTCATCCCCCTGGCGGCGGCGTGGCTCACCGAGCGCCGGGCCGAACGCCACAAGCCCACGGCCCGGCTGCTGGCCCGCGCCTCGTCGTCGCCGGTGATGCTGGTCGCCATGGTCGTGCTGCTCATCGCCGCCTCCCAGGCGTCGGTCGTGACCGACTCGGGCCGGGTGCTGGTCCGGGTCGGCGCCGTGTACGTGGCGTTCCTGGCCGCCGCGCTGCTGGTCGGTCGTGCCATCGGCGGCGTCGTGCGGCTGCGGCCCGCCGCCACCCGCACGTTGATCTTCAGCGCCGGCACCCGGAACTCGTTCGTGGTGCTGCCGCTCGCGCTCGCCCTTCCCGGTGACTGGTCGCGCGCCGCGGTGGTCGTGGTGTTCCAGTCCCTCGTGGAACTGCTCGGCATCGTCGCCTACCTGCGGGTCGTCCCCCGGATCACCCCCGGGGACGACCCTGTCACCTCATCCCCTCCGCCGGGTTCTCCTCGGGCGGCAGCGGCGTCCCACTGCTGGCCCAACGGCGGAGCCGGTCGGGGTCACACGTGGGACACAGGTGAACCACCCGCACCGACGTGA
- a CDS encoding alkane 1-monooxygenase — MKTLTATVDGTEVRWRDRKRYLWLLGLVVPLLPFGAARWLDHSGWAEILWFSGPIWILVLIPLLDWLFGEDRSNPPEWAVEQLSEDRYYRWIVFLFVPLQYAGLVYACWVVATHDLAWWQQLGYALTVGTVAGIAINTGHELGHKRERGERLLAKVALAQSGYGHFYVEHNRGHHQRVATPEDPASARLGESFWAFLPRTIVGSARSAWRLEARRLRGQGKSVWSLHNDVLTAWGLSVLLFGTLTAVFGLRVVPFLVVQAVFGFSLLEVVNYIEHYGLARRRGADGRYERCTPQHSWNSNHVASNVVLYQLERHSDHHAHPTRRYQALRHFDESPQLPSGYGLMLGLAYLPPLWRRIMDPRVLAHYDGDVARANIHPPARERILARYGAD; from the coding sequence GTGAAGACCCTCACCGCCACCGTCGACGGGACCGAGGTCCGCTGGAGGGACCGCAAGCGGTACCTCTGGCTGCTCGGGTTGGTGGTGCCGCTGCTCCCGTTCGGGGCGGCCCGCTGGCTGGATCACTCGGGCTGGGCCGAGATCCTGTGGTTCTCGGGGCCGATCTGGATCCTGGTGCTCATCCCCCTGCTCGACTGGCTGTTCGGCGAGGACCGGTCCAACCCGCCGGAGTGGGCGGTGGAGCAGCTCTCCGAGGACCGTTACTACCGCTGGATCGTGTTCCTGTTCGTGCCGCTGCAGTACGCAGGGCTGGTCTACGCCTGCTGGGTGGTCGCCACCCACGACCTGGCGTGGTGGCAGCAGCTCGGCTACGCCCTCACCGTCGGCACCGTGGCCGGCATCGCCATCAACACCGGCCACGAGCTCGGGCACAAGCGTGAGCGGGGCGAGCGGCTGCTCGCCAAAGTGGCGCTGGCCCAGTCCGGCTACGGGCACTTCTACGTCGAGCACAACCGGGGTCACCACCAGCGCGTCGCCACCCCCGAGGACCCGGCCTCCGCCCGGCTGGGTGAGTCGTTCTGGGCCTTCCTGCCCCGCACGATCGTCGGGTCCGCCCGGTCCGCCTGGCGGCTCGAGGCCCGGCGCCTGCGGGGTCAGGGCAAGTCGGTGTGGAGCCTGCACAACGACGTGCTGACCGCCTGGGGCCTTTCGGTCCTGCTGTTCGGCACGCTCACGGCCGTGTTCGGCCTGCGGGTCGTGCCCTTCCTCGTCGTGCAGGCGGTGTTCGGCTTCAGCCTGCTCGAGGTCGTCAACTACATCGAGCACTACGGGCTCGCCCGCCGCCGGGGTGCCGACGGGCGCTACGAGCGCTGCACCCCGCAGCACTCCTGGAACTCGAACCACGTGGCCTCCAACGTGGTGCTCTACCAGCTCGAGCGCCACTCGGACCATCACGCCCACCCCACGCGCCGCTACCAGGCGCTGCGCCACTTCGACGAGTCACCCCAGCTGCCGTCGGGGTACGGGCTCATGCTCGGACTCGCCTACCTCCCGCCCCTGTGGCGGCGGATCATGGACCCGAGGGTCTTGGCCCACTACGACGGCGACGTCGCCCGGGCCAACATCCACCCACCGGCACGGGAACGCATCCTCGCCCGCTACGGCGCAGACTGA
- a CDS encoding DUF2817 domain-containing protein, whose translation MTAGGDARADRLPLTYDECRARFLHVLARRGLQGRSHPIAARGPEGQRLTIDVVHVGAARPSRALLVLSGVHGVEGFLGSALQCDLLDRLDPAALPGDTAVLLVHAVNPWGMAWWRRQNESNVDLNRNWRRDQHEPPPNDAYDELHPLACPDTPTMPSVDDLLSRAVAVVAERGMPWVRAAITSGQYRHPDGLHYGGARTEESNRILEQVVVDHLGEVERLFTVDLHTGHGPRGEVTALSDQPPGSAQDRFLREALPRARVEPTIGNPGATAAPKTGQIANGIGGLLGGAVAYATSLEIGTAGDEEQLVATYLEQWVHRRGDRHDPEHAAAVWAYRCCFTPDDPEWERRARTLGAEQLDDALAAVLHWS comes from the coding sequence GTGACCGCTGGTGGCGACGCCCGAGCAGACCGCTTGCCGCTCACCTACGACGAGTGCCGGGCCCGGTTCCTTCACGTGCTGGCCCGGCGTGGCCTGCAGGGTCGCTCCCACCCGATCGCCGCCCGGGGGCCGGAGGGTCAGCGGCTCACGATCGACGTCGTGCACGTGGGTGCCGCCCGCCCGAGCCGGGCGCTGCTCGTGCTGTCCGGCGTGCACGGGGTGGAGGGGTTCCTCGGATCGGCGTTGCAGTGCGACCTGCTCGACCGCCTCGACCCGGCGGCCCTGCCCGGGGACACCGCGGTGCTCCTCGTGCACGCCGTGAACCCCTGGGGCATGGCCTGGTGGCGGCGACAGAACGAGTCCAACGTGGACCTCAACCGCAACTGGCGCCGAGACCAGCACGAGCCGCCACCCAACGACGCCTACGACGAGCTGCACCCCCTGGCCTGCCCCGACACCCCGACCATGCCCTCCGTGGACGACCTGCTCAGCCGGGCCGTGGCGGTGGTCGCCGAGCGGGGGATGCCCTGGGTGCGTGCCGCCATCACCTCGGGCCAGTACCGCCATCCCGACGGACTGCACTACGGCGGGGCGAGGACCGAGGAGTCGAACCGCATCCTCGAGCAGGTCGTCGTCGACCACCTGGGTGAAGTCGAGCGCCTGTTCACCGTGGACCTGCACACCGGGCACGGCCCACGGGGTGAGGTCACGGCCCTGTCGGATCAGCCGCCGGGCAGCGCCCAGGACCGCTTCCTGCGCGAGGCGCTCCCCCGTGCCCGGGTAGAGCCCACGATCGGCAACCCCGGGGCCACCGCGGCGCCCAAGACCGGCCAGATCGCGAACGGCATCGGTGGGCTGCTCGGGGGAGCCGTCGCCTACGCCACCTCGCTCGAGATCGGCACGGCCGGTGACGAGGAGCAGCTCGTCGCAACCTACCTGGAGCAGTGGGTGCACCGCCGTGGTGACCGCCACGATCCCGAGCACGCCGCCGCGGTGTGGGCCTACCGCTGTTGTTTCACGCCCGACGATCCCGAGTGGGAACGACGGGCCCGCACGCTCGGCGCCGAACAGCTCGACGACGCCCTCGCAGCCGTCCTCCACTGGTCCTGA
- a CDS encoding TetR/AcrR family transcriptional regulator, translated as MEQEVPQERDVRPIAGTGDPPERSSVEERLLTAALEAATLHGLARLSMADVAKRAGLSRQTLYRHFPSRDALIAAVVASETTKLADAVLAVSGPVEDPERSLAAGLAAALRVVRDHPLLDRLLTTEPEALLPLLTTDGGPVLGQVRAVVEGIVAAHTPGLSADPVGLRRFADVVTRLLVSYAVSAPDDPPEVVAGYVSMFLIRGALGAHDRLPEVQP; from the coding sequence ATGGAGCAGGAGGTGCCGCAGGAACGCGACGTGCGGCCCATCGCCGGTACGGGGGATCCGCCCGAGCGCTCCTCCGTCGAGGAGCGGCTCCTCACGGCTGCCCTCGAGGCTGCCACGCTCCACGGGCTCGCCCGGCTCTCGATGGCCGACGTCGCCAAGCGGGCGGGGCTGTCCCGCCAGACCCTGTACCGCCACTTCCCGTCGCGCGACGCCCTGATCGCCGCCGTTGTCGCATCCGAGACCACCAAGCTCGCCGACGCCGTGCTCGCCGTCAGCGGACCCGTCGAGGACCCGGAGCGCTCCCTCGCCGCAGGCCTCGCCGCCGCCCTGCGCGTGGTCCGTGACCACCCACTGCTCGACCGGCTCCTCACCACCGAGCCGGAAGCGCTGCTGCCACTGCTCACCACCGACGGCGGGCCCGTGCTCGGGCAGGTACGTGCCGTCGTCGAGGGGATCGTGGCCGCCCACACCCCCGGGCTGTCCGCGGATCCCGTCGGCTTGCGCCGCTTCGCCGACGTCGTGACCCGCCTCCTCGTCAGCTACGCCGTCAGCGCCCCCGACGACCCGCCCGAGGTCGTCGCCGGGTACGTCTCGATGTTCCTGATCCGCGGGGCGCTCGGCGCCCACGACCGTCTCCCGGAGGTCCAGCCGTGA
- a CDS encoding transposase: MTLTDHDLSELLAALEAGEVTGTIRVSLEWILQQLIEAEATAFIGAAPFERTETRTAQRNGRRPRLLSTPAGDVELEIPKLRQGSFLPSLLERRRRIDRAL, encoded by the coding sequence GTGACCCTCACCGATCATGACCTGTCCGAACTGCTCGCCGCGCTCGAGGCCGGCGAGGTGACCGGCACGATCCGCGTGTCGCTGGAGTGGATCCTCCAGCAGCTCATCGAGGCCGAAGCGACTGCGTTCATCGGTGCGGCGCCGTTCGAGCGGACCGAGACGCGCACCGCCCAGCGCAACGGGCGTCGCCCGAGGCTGCTGTCGACACCTGCCGGTGATGTCGAGCTGGAGATCCCCAAGCTCCGCCAGGGCAGCTTCTTGCCGAGCCTGCTCGAGCGCCGCCGGCGCATCGACCGGGCGCTCTA
- a CDS encoding DUF1269 domain-containing protein — protein sequence MTDGKTPPSSLVVLGFDDQFAAQEMLTALTRMSAEGTLLLQDAVFVSKTDKGKVRVVQTTDPSPGQAALSGAFWGLLFGVLLFIPVVGMAIGAGTAALMAKLIDTGISDDFVKQLRESIKPGKVYLAALVSHVNPEKALEEMRRYAGMAEVITANLPPDSLAKLEEALGQHPVTEGVPEEESTIEA from the coding sequence GTGACCGACGGCAAGACCCCGCCCAGCTCCCTCGTGGTGCTGGGCTTCGACGATCAGTTCGCAGCCCAGGAGATGCTCACCGCGCTCACCCGCATGAGCGCCGAGGGCACCCTGCTCCTCCAGGACGCGGTGTTCGTGTCCAAGACCGACAAGGGCAAGGTGCGGGTGGTCCAGACCACCGACCCCTCGCCCGGTCAGGCCGCTCTGTCGGGCGCGTTCTGGGGCCTGCTGTTCGGCGTACTGCTGTTCATCCCGGTGGTCGGGATGGCCATCGGTGCCGGCACTGCCGCCCTCATGGCCAAGCTCATCGACACCGGCATCAGCGACGACTTCGTCAAGCAGCTGCGCGAGTCGATCAAGCCCGGCAAGGTCTACCTGGCCGCACTCGTGAGCCACGTCAACCCCGAGAAGGCGCTCGAGGAGATGCGGCGGTACGCGGGGATGGCCGAGGTGATCACGGCCAACCTGCCGCCCGACTCGCTGGCCAAGCTCGAGGAGGCCCTCGGCCAGCACCCCGTCACCGAAGGGGTGCCGGAGGAGGAGTCCACCATCGAGGCCTGA
- a CDS encoding pyridoxal-phosphate dependent enzyme, producing the protein MRGTVLPGIDDVRRAAVCIAGFVRRTPVLRSASIDALVGRPVWFKCEHLQRGGAFKYRGATNAVQALDAATAARGVAAHSSGNHAAALALAAATRGIPCWVVMPADAPEVKRAATQAHGATVVLCEPTLAAREAILAEVLERTGAVEIHPYDHPAVIAGQGTATLELLEQVPSVRSVVAPVSGGGLLGGTAIAAHGVDPAIVVVGAEPVGVDDARRSLAAGRLVTEHNTTSIADGLLAVLSERTLAILADHDVEIVTVTEEEIIEAMAVVFEALKQVVEPSAAVAFAAVVRAGRRGTLPPGEVGVILSGGNVDLGALPFDRPTGVRGLTVDVEVRP; encoded by the coding sequence GTGCGTGGGACCGTGCTGCCGGGGATCGACGACGTCCGTCGGGCGGCGGTGTGCATCGCCGGGTTCGTCCGTCGCACCCCGGTGCTGCGCAGTGCGTCCATCGACGCCCTCGTGGGCAGGCCGGTGTGGTTCAAGTGCGAGCACCTCCAGCGGGGGGGCGCCTTCAAGTACCGCGGGGCCACCAACGCCGTACAGGCCCTCGACGCCGCGACGGCCGCCCGCGGTGTGGCGGCCCACTCCTCGGGGAACCATGCCGCGGCGCTGGCCCTGGCGGCCGCCACCCGGGGGATCCCGTGTTGGGTGGTCATGCCCGCCGACGCCCCCGAGGTCAAGCGCGCGGCGACGCAGGCGCACGGCGCGACCGTGGTGCTGTGCGAGCCGACCCTGGCGGCTCGCGAGGCCATCCTTGCCGAGGTCCTCGAGCGCACCGGGGCGGTCGAGATCCACCCCTACGACCATCCGGCGGTCATCGCCGGCCAGGGCACCGCCACCCTCGAGTTGCTCGAGCAGGTGCCGAGCGTGCGCAGCGTCGTGGCACCGGTGAGTGGTGGCGGGCTGCTCGGCGGCACCGCGATCGCCGCCCACGGTGTGGACCCGGCGATCGTCGTCGTCGGGGCGGAGCCGGTCGGCGTGGACGACGCCCGTCGCTCCCTCGCCGCCGGCAGGCTCGTCACCGAGCACAACACCACCTCGATCGCCGACGGCCTGCTGGCCGTGCTGAGCGAGCGAACGCTCGCGATCCTCGCCGACCACGACGTGGAGATCGTCACTGTGACCGAGGAGGAGATCATCGAAGCCATGGCGGTGGTGTTCGAAGCGCTGAAGCAGGTCGTGGAGCCGAGCGCGGCGGTGGCCTTCGCCGCGGTGGTGCGCGCCGGCCGGCGGGGGACGCTCCCTCCGGGGGAGGTCGGGGTGATCCTCTCCGGGGGCAACGTGGACCTCGGCGCTCTGCCGTTCGACCGGCCCACCGGGGTCCGTGGCCTCACCGTCGACGTGGAGGTCCGCCCGTGA
- a CDS encoding nitroreductase family protein → MSERDVPQRSEPGPTPTYAEVRDRLSMPLVEAMTTQRAVRRLLPDPVDEDIVLRCIELALKAPTGSNGQNWEFVVVTERATKAALGRQYRLAWNLYGGVGHWLNEQQDAGGLAGLVGRATGASAGADRESMAKILRAVQWQVDHFEELPVLVVPCLRGGKPPYLPVPSIAATSFYGSIYPSVQNLLLAARAFGLGASLITLPLWSVTAARRILGLPLSVHPVCVVPLGWPRGRYGPTTRRAVGDVVHKERYGERPWVGRRLEDSPPG, encoded by the coding sequence ATGTCCGAGCGTGACGTTCCCCAGCGTTCCGAACCCGGCCCCACCCCGACCTACGCCGAGGTCAGGGACCGCCTGTCCATGCCCCTCGTCGAGGCCATGACCACCCAGCGCGCCGTGCGCCGCCTGCTGCCCGATCCGGTCGACGAGGACATCGTGCTGCGCTGCATCGAGCTCGCGCTCAAGGCGCCGACCGGGTCCAACGGCCAGAACTGGGAGTTCGTGGTCGTGACCGAGCGGGCCACGAAAGCGGCGCTCGGCCGGCAGTACCGCCTCGCCTGGAACCTCTACGGCGGGGTCGGGCACTGGCTCAACGAGCAGCAGGACGCGGGCGGTCTCGCCGGCCTGGTCGGGCGGGCGACCGGGGCCTCGGCCGGGGCCGACCGCGAGTCGATGGCCAAGATCCTTCGGGCGGTGCAGTGGCAGGTGGACCACTTCGAGGAGCTGCCGGTGCTGGTCGTGCCCTGCCTGCGCGGCGGCAAGCCGCCCTACCTGCCGGTGCCGTCGATCGCGGCGACGTCGTTCTACGGCTCGATCTACCCGAGCGTGCAGAACCTGCTGCTTGCGGCCCGGGCCTTCGGGCTGGGGGCATCGCTCATCACCCTCCCGCTGTGGTCGGTGACGGCGGCCCGCCGAATCCTGGGCCTGCCGCTGTCGGTGCACCCGGTGTGCGTGGTGCCGCTGGGCTGGCCCCGTGGCCGCTACGGGCCCACGACGCGGCGGGCGGTGGGCGACGTCGTGCACAAGGAGCGCTACGGCGAGCGCCCCTGGGTGGGTCGCCGTCTCGAGGACTCGCCCCCGGGCTGA